One Streptomyces sp. RPA4-2 genomic window carries:
- a CDS encoding response regulator transcription factor, with amino-acid sequence MSADRGRVLVVDDDAAIRRSLERGLRLGGFTVDLADGGRPALAVARTRPPDVIVLDISMPDLNGIEVCRTLRGDDNDVPVLMLSALDETADRIAGLQAGGDDYLVKPFALQELVLRLEALLRRRPPRDTDTVRVGGLLMDPAARRVTLDGRPVDLTRREFELLHVLARNAGLVLSRDQLLDRVWGYDFDVRTDAVDTFVSYLRRKLETPNRARIIHTVRGVGFVLRDDRAGEQR; translated from the coding sequence ATGAGCGCAGACCGGGGCCGGGTCCTGGTCGTCGACGACGACGCGGCGATACGCCGCTCGCTGGAGCGCGGCCTGCGGCTCGGCGGATTCACCGTGGACCTGGCCGACGGCGGCCGCCCGGCGCTGGCCGTGGCCCGGACGAGACCACCGGACGTGATCGTGCTGGACATCTCCATGCCGGACCTCAACGGCATCGAGGTGTGCAGGACACTGCGGGGCGACGACAACGACGTACCCGTGCTGATGCTCTCCGCGCTCGACGAGACCGCCGACCGGATCGCGGGACTGCAGGCCGGCGGCGACGACTATCTCGTCAAACCCTTCGCCCTTCAGGAGCTCGTGCTGCGCCTGGAGGCACTGTTGCGCCGCAGACCGCCGCGCGACACCGACACCGTACGGGTCGGTGGCCTGCTGATGGACCCCGCCGCCCGCAGGGTCACCCTCGACGGCCGGCCGGTGGACCTGACCCGGCGCGAGTTCGAGCTCCTGCACGTTCTCGCGCGCAACGCCGGCCTCGTACTCAGCAGGGACCAACTCCTCGACCGCGTATGGGGATACGACTTCGACGTGCGCACCGACGCGGTGGACACCTTCGTCAGCTACCTGCGCCGCAAACTGGAGACCCCGAATCGCGCGCGGATCATCCACACCGTACGGGGCGTGGGCTTCGTCCTGCGGGACGACCGGGCGGGGGAGCAGCGGTGA
- a CDS encoding diacylglycerol kinase family protein: MTEDTSGATRGGQRWAARAALAAAALAVLLPLAKGGLSGVLLLAIAFVGVVVTAAAAWWTLTRRGPLRWVAALLAMAAPAAVVTLFAVSLLWAVPVSLLLWAVAVGTGRYALRGDHPRSRPARERRTPPPRRPFLVMNPRSGGGKVARFGLVEKAERLGARVVLLGPDEQRDVTALARAAVADGADLLGVAGGDGTQALVAAVAAEHGLPFLVVCAGTRNHFAMDLGLDRDDPARCLDALTDGVELRVDLGFAGGHPFVNNASFGAYAAVVQSPAYRDDKIGTILELLPELLTRRVGPRLTARTEGATLDAPQAVLVSNNPYRTNDPAGIGRRERLDSGLLGVLAIKVDSAAEAAALVLDRAAEGLAVLTTREVVVDGDQPEIEAGVDGEALMLPAPVHCRVDPGALRVRVPRKRPGVPDSQPPLNWRRLRELATTAGRTPATRRTGNAEDTARRP, from the coding sequence ATGACCGAGGACACGAGCGGCGCGACCCGCGGCGGGCAGCGATGGGCGGCCAGGGCCGCACTGGCCGCGGCGGCGCTGGCGGTGCTGCTGCCGCTGGCCAAGGGCGGTCTGAGCGGCGTACTGCTGCTCGCGATCGCGTTCGTCGGTGTGGTCGTCACGGCGGCCGCGGCATGGTGGACGCTGACCCGGCGCGGCCCGCTGCGCTGGGTGGCGGCGCTGCTGGCGATGGCCGCGCCCGCCGCCGTCGTCACCCTGTTCGCGGTCTCCCTGCTGTGGGCCGTCCCGGTGTCCCTGCTGCTGTGGGCCGTGGCCGTCGGGACGGGGCGCTACGCGCTGCGCGGCGACCACCCCCGCTCGCGGCCTGCCAGGGAACGCAGGACACCGCCCCCGCGCCGCCCCTTCCTCGTCATGAACCCGCGTTCCGGGGGCGGGAAGGTGGCGAGGTTCGGCCTGGTGGAGAAGGCCGAACGGCTCGGCGCGCGGGTCGTCCTCCTCGGCCCCGACGAACAGCGGGACGTCACCGCGCTGGCCCGCGCGGCCGTCGCCGACGGCGCCGATCTGCTGGGCGTCGCGGGCGGTGACGGGACCCAGGCGCTCGTCGCGGCCGTCGCCGCCGAGCACGGCCTGCCGTTCCTGGTCGTCTGCGCGGGTACCCGCAACCACTTCGCGATGGACCTCGGGCTCGACCGCGACGACCCCGCACGCTGCCTCGACGCACTCACCGACGGCGTCGAACTCAGGGTGGACCTCGGCTTCGCGGGAGGGCATCCGTTCGTCAACAACGCCTCCTTCGGCGCCTACGCGGCGGTCGTCCAGAGCCCGGCGTACCGCGACGACAAGATCGGCACCATCCTGGAGCTCCTGCCCGAGCTGCTCACCCGCCGGGTCGGGCCGCGGCTCACCGCCCGCACCGAAGGCGCGACGCTCGACGCCCCCCAGGCCGTGCTGGTGAGCAACAACCCCTACCGCACGAACGATCCGGCCGGGATCGGCCGCCGCGAGCGGCTCGACTCCGGGCTGCTCGGTGTCCTCGCAATCAAGGTCGACAGCGCGGCCGAGGCCGCGGCCCTGGTGCTGGACCGCGCCGCGGAGGGACTCGCGGTCCTCACCACCCGCGAGGTGGTCGTCGACGGGGACCAACCGGAGATCGAGGCCGGTGTCGACGGCGAGGCCCTGATGCTGCCCGCCCCGGTCCACTGCCGCGTCGACCCGGGCGCGCTGCGCGTCCGGGTCCCCAGGAAACGCCCCGGTGTGCCCGATTCCCAACCACCTCTGAACTGGCGCCGGTTGCGCGAACTCGCGACGACTGCGGGCCGGACGCCCGCCACCCGTCGGACCGGAAACGCCGAGGATACGGCCCGGCGCCCCTGA
- a CDS encoding lamin tail domain-containing protein, with amino-acid sequence MRTHWRRQAPITAAALIFLALGLSGAPASAQDPSTVRINEVESSGGSPGDWIELVNTGTAAVDVSGWIVKDNDNSHSYKVGKKTSIAPGAFLALDVESSYGLGSSDSARLFQADGSTLVDSYTWTDHASTTYGRCADGTGAFTTTTAPTKGAANACGTTGGGGGTTWPGGAAVTVADASNVFGENLSGLSFESEGVLWAVDNGPGKLYRLVPNGATWRPDPAGGWGSGKALHYASGSGDPDAEGVVVTPDGMFVATERDNGNGSTSMPKILRFDASSTASSLNATAEWNLTSDLPSLPANAGPEGISWIPDTFLTAHGFRDEYTGAAYDPAGYPGHGSGLFFAGVEDNGTVYAYALNQSGGGYTRIATLTSGFPGVMDLEFEPATGHLWAACDDTCQGRTSTLDINAQGKFAVTHTYDRPTGMADYNNEGFAIAPQSACVGGHKPVVWSDDTNDGGHALRAGTLNCTP; translated from the coding sequence TTGCGTACGCACTGGCGTAGACAAGCCCCCATCACCGCCGCCGCCCTGATCTTCCTCGCCCTCGGCCTGTCGGGTGCGCCGGCTTCGGCGCAGGACCCGTCCACGGTGCGGATCAACGAGGTCGAGTCCAGCGGCGGCAGCCCCGGCGACTGGATCGAACTCGTCAACACCGGGACCGCCGCGGTCGATGTGTCCGGGTGGATCGTCAAGGACAACGACAACTCCCACTCCTACAAGGTCGGCAAGAAGACGTCGATCGCCCCGGGCGCGTTCCTGGCGCTGGACGTCGAGTCGTCGTACGGGCTGGGGAGTTCGGACTCCGCGCGGCTGTTCCAGGCGGACGGCTCCACCCTGGTGGACTCCTACACCTGGACCGACCACGCCAGTACCACGTACGGGCGGTGCGCGGACGGCACCGGCGCGTTCACGACCACGACCGCGCCGACCAAGGGTGCGGCGAACGCCTGCGGCACCACCGGCGGCGGGGGCGGCACCACGTGGCCGGGCGGCGCGGCGGTCACCGTCGCGGACGCTTCGAACGTGTTCGGGGAGAACCTCAGCGGGCTGTCCTTCGAGAGCGAGGGCGTGCTCTGGGCGGTGGACAACGGCCCCGGCAAGCTCTACCGGCTGGTGCCCAACGGCGCGACATGGCGCCCCGATCCGGCCGGTGGCTGGGGATCCGGCAAGGCTCTGCACTACGCGAGCGGCAGCGGCGACCCCGACGCCGAGGGTGTGGTCGTCACCCCCGACGGCATGTTCGTCGCCACCGAGCGCGACAACGGCAACGGATCCACCAGCATGCCGAAGATCCTGCGCTTCGACGCCTCCTCCACCGCCTCGTCGCTGAACGCGACCGCAGAGTGGAACCTCACCTCCGATCTGCCCTCCCTGCCGGCCAACGCCGGGCCCGAGGGCATCTCGTGGATCCCGGACACCTTCCTGACCGCGCACGGATTCCGCGACGAGTACACCGGTGCCGCCTACGACCCGGCCGGTTACCCCGGCCACGGCAGCGGCCTCTTCTTCGCCGGCGTCGAGGACAACGGCACCGTCTACGCCTACGCCCTCAACCAGTCCGGCGGCGGATACACCCGCATCGCCACCCTCACCAGCGGCTTCCCCGGCGTGATGGACCTGGAGTTCGAGCCCGCCACCGGACACCTGTGGGCGGCCTGCGACGACACCTGCCAGGGCCGGACCTCGACCCTCGACATCAACGCCCAGGGCAAGTTCGCCGTCACCCACACCTATGACCGGCCCACCGGCATGGCCGACTACAACAACGAGGGCTTCGCCATCGCCCCTCAGTCCGCCTGCGTCGGCGGCCACAAGCCGGTCGTGTGGTCCGACGACACCAACGACGGCGGCCACGCACTGCGCGCCGGCACGCTGAACTGCACCCCCTGA
- a CDS encoding GNAT family N-acetyltransferase → MTDQPTIRPYQAEDRAAVAHVCVMTAHDGGDSRALYPDLELMPSLFAYPYCHLEPELAFVLDDGTGRAVGYVLGTADTARFVGELRDLWIPGVATRYPRRTTPPRTPGDTMIDLLHRPERMILPELTAYPAHLHIDLLPDWQRRGHGRALMDTFLDALADRGVPAVHLGMVTANTSARVFYDRLGFHEIPVPEPGPLTYLGRPTGPPRRSP, encoded by the coding sequence ATGACCGATCAGCCGACGATCCGCCCGTACCAGGCCGAAGACCGTGCGGCGGTGGCGCACGTGTGCGTGATGACGGCCCACGACGGAGGGGATTCACGGGCCCTCTATCCCGACCTGGAGCTGATGCCGTCCCTGTTCGCGTACCCCTACTGTCATCTCGAACCGGAGCTGGCCTTCGTGCTCGACGACGGGACCGGCCGGGCGGTCGGCTACGTCCTCGGCACCGCCGACACCGCGCGGTTCGTCGGCGAGCTCCGCGACCTCTGGATACCGGGTGTCGCCACGCGCTACCCGCGGAGGACGACGCCACCGCGCACGCCGGGCGACACGATGATCGACCTGCTGCACCGCCCCGAACGCATGATCCTGCCCGAGCTCACCGCCTATCCCGCGCATCTGCACATCGACCTGCTCCCGGACTGGCAGCGCAGGGGCCATGGCCGGGCGCTCATGGACACCTTCCTCGACGCGCTCGCGGACCGTGGTGTCCCCGCCGTCCACCTCGGCATGGTCACCGCGAACACGTCGGCACGCGTCTTCTACGACCGTCTCGGCTTCCACGAGATCCCCGTGCCGGAACCGGGCCCCCTGACCTATCTGGGCAGGCCGACGGGCCCCCCGCGCCGCTCGCCCTGA
- a CDS encoding TetR/AcrR family transcriptional regulator → MPKAVVPEEKRRRRRPTRSGTVLSERLIVETALRMLREHGSAGLSARRLGLALDADPSTLYRYFRGMDDLTLAIGDALIGQALDGWRATGEWRSDLRGLGLRIHAVYVGHPQAALLTANRVTGRAHELAADEAILDVLRTAGFPLPDTVRIYQAFIDQTLAFAALDAASLALPRESRSADEDMWRSTYARLPRVTHPRIAEAAPLLVTRMVDSAYPTALEMLLDSAAAQWEALRALTTGGAAER, encoded by the coding sequence GTGCCGAAAGCGGTGGTGCCCGAGGAGAAGCGGCGGCGTCGGCGTCCCACCAGGAGCGGCACCGTGCTGTCCGAGCGGCTCATCGTCGAGACCGCCCTGCGGATGCTGCGGGAGCACGGCAGCGCGGGACTCTCCGCCCGCCGTCTCGGCCTGGCCCTGGACGCCGATCCCAGCACCCTGTACCGGTACTTCCGCGGTATGGACGACCTGACCCTCGCGATCGGCGACGCCCTGATCGGGCAGGCCTTGGACGGGTGGCGGGCCACGGGGGAGTGGCGGTCGGATCTGCGCGGCCTCGGGCTGCGTATCCACGCGGTGTACGTCGGGCATCCGCAGGCGGCCCTGCTGACCGCGAACCGGGTCACCGGCCGGGCCCACGAACTGGCGGCCGACGAGGCCATCCTCGATGTCCTGCGCACGGCGGGGTTCCCGCTGCCGGACACGGTACGGATCTACCAGGCCTTCATCGACCAGACGCTGGCCTTCGCCGCGCTCGACGCCGCCTCGCTGGCGCTGCCGCGCGAGAGCCGCAGCGCCGACGAGGACATGTGGCGTTCGACGTACGCCCGGCTGCCGCGCGTCACCCATCCCCGGATCGCGGAGGCGGCGCCCCTTCTGGTGACCCGCATGGTCGACAGCGCCTATCCCACGGCGCTGGAGATGTTGCTGGACAGCGCCGCGGCGCAGTGGGAGGCGCTGCGCGCGCTGACGACGGGCGGTGCCGCGGAGCGATGA
- a CDS encoding saccharopine dehydrogenase family protein yields MRVLLVGAGGVGTAITRIAARRPFFDEMVVADYDLSRAEAAVAALPDAAGRFRAERVDASDQGAVTALLGRHGCDVLLNATDPRFVMPLFQAARAAGATYLDMAMSLSRPHPERPYDECGVMLGDAQFAQAADWEKAGALALVGMGVEPGLSDVFARYAADELFDEIEEIGIRDGANLTVDGYDFAPSFSIWTTIEECLNPPVVYEADRGWFTTAPFSEPEVFDFPEGIGPVECVNVEHEEVLLVPRWVDARRVTFKYGLGEEFIQTLRTLHLLGLDRTDPVTVPSAAGPVAVSPRDVVAACLPDPATLGERMHGKTCAGTWVRGTKNGAPREVYLYHVVDNQWSMAEYGSQAVVWQTAVNPVVALELLATGAWTGSGVLGPEAFPARPFLDLLTAYGSPWGIREQ; encoded by the coding sequence ATGCGTGTTCTGCTTGTGGGAGCCGGCGGTGTGGGCACCGCCATCACCCGGATCGCGGCCCGTCGCCCGTTCTTCGACGAGATGGTCGTGGCCGACTACGACCTGAGCCGCGCCGAGGCCGCGGTCGCCGCCCTCCCGGACGCCGCGGGCCGCTTCCGTGCCGAGCGCGTCGACGCCTCCGACCAGGGCGCGGTGACAGCGCTGCTGGGCCGGCACGGGTGCGACGTCCTGCTCAACGCCACCGATCCCCGGTTCGTGATGCCCCTCTTCCAGGCGGCGCGCGCGGCCGGCGCCACGTACCTCGACATGGCGATGTCCCTGTCGCGTCCCCATCCCGAGAGGCCGTACGACGAGTGCGGGGTCATGCTCGGCGACGCGCAGTTCGCGCAGGCCGCCGACTGGGAGAAGGCGGGCGCGCTGGCCCTCGTCGGCATGGGCGTGGAGCCGGGGCTGTCCGATGTCTTCGCGCGGTACGCGGCCGACGAACTCTTCGACGAGATCGAGGAGATCGGCATCCGTGACGGCGCGAACCTCACCGTCGACGGCTACGACTTCGCCCCGTCCTTCAGCATCTGGACCACCATCGAGGAGTGCCTCAACCCGCCGGTCGTCTACGAGGCGGACCGCGGCTGGTTCACCACCGCGCCGTTCAGCGAGCCTGAGGTCTTCGACTTCCCCGAGGGCATCGGCCCGGTGGAGTGCGTGAACGTGGAGCACGAGGAGGTGCTGCTCGTCCCGCGCTGGGTCGACGCGCGGCGCGTGACCTTCAAGTACGGCCTGGGCGAGGAGTTCATCCAGACCCTCAGGACGCTGCACCTGCTGGGCCTCGACCGTACGGATCCGGTGACCGTGCCGAGCGCCGCGGGCCCGGTGGCCGTGTCGCCCCGCGACGTCGTGGCCGCCTGTCTGCCGGACCCGGCGACGCTCGGCGAGCGCATGCACGGCAAGACCTGCGCGGGCACGTGGGTGCGCGGCACCAAGAACGGCGCGCCGCGCGAGGTCTACCTCTACCACGTGGTCGACAACCAGTGGTCGATGGCCGAGTACGGGTCCCAGGCGGTGGTGTGGCAGACGGCCGTCAACCCGGTCGTCGCCCTCGAACTCCTGGCCACGGGCGCGTGGACGGGCTCGGGAGTCCTCGGTCCGGAGGCGTTCCCCGCCCGCCCCTTCCTCGACCTGCTCACCGCGTACGGCTCGCCGTGGGGCATACGGGAGCAGTGA
- a CDS encoding pyruvate carboxylase — protein MFRKVLVANRGEIAVRAFRAAYELGAGTAAVFPYEDRGSLHRLKADEAYEIGRRGHPVRAYLSVEEIVGAARRAGADAVYPGYGFLSENPELAQACEEAGITFIGPSADVLELTGNKARAVAAARAAGVPVLGSSQPSNDMDELTAAARDVGFPLFVKAVAGGGGRGMRRVDDPAHLRESIEAASREAESAFGDATVFLEKAVVDPRHIEVQILADGDGNVIHLFERDCSVQRRHQKVVELAPAPNLDPALRDRICADAVAFAQSIGYRNAGTVEFLLDRDGNHVFIEMNPRIQVEHTVTEEVTDVDLVQAQLRIASGESLADLGLAQDRIQLRGAALQCRITSEDPANGFRPDTGTISAYRSPGGSGIRLDGGTAFVGSEISAHFDSMLVKLTCRGRDFATAVRRARRAVAEFRIRGVATNIPFLQAVLDDPDFQEGRVTTSFIEERPHLLTARHSADRGTRMLTYLADVTVNKPHGERPHLIDPTTKLPDVPAGEPPAGSKQRLTELGPEGFARWLRESTSVAVTDTTFRDAHQSLLATRVRTKDLLAVAPAVARTLPQLLSLECWGGATYDVALRFLSEDPWDRLARLREAVPNLCLQMLLRGRNTVGYTPYPTEVTTAFVEEATRTGIDIFRIFDALNDVGQMRPAIDAVRETGSAVAEVALCYTSDLSDPAEKLYTLDYYLRLAEQIVDAGAHVLAIKDMAGLLRAPAAAKLVTALRREFDLPVHLHTHDTAGGQLATYLAAIDAGADAVDGAVASMAGTTSQPSLSAIVAATDHSERPTGLSLRAVGDLEPYWEIVRRIYAPFEAGLASPTGRVYDHEIPGGQLSNLRVQARELGLGDRFEDIEAMYAAADRMLGRLVKVTPSSKVVGDLALHLVGAGVPHERFAADPGAYDIPDSVIGFLRGELGDPPGGWPEPFRSKALKGRAAPRPVVELSAEDRDGLEKDRRATLNRLLFPGPAKEFEAHRDAYGDTGVLPSKDFFYGLRPGEEHEVDLDPGVRLLIVLEAIGEADERGMRTVMATLNGQLRPIQVRDRSVASDLPAAEKADKSDPKHVAAPFAGVVTLSVAAGDAVEAGATVATIEAMKMEAAITAPVAGTVGRLAITSVQQVEAGDLLMVIA, from the coding sequence ATGTTCCGGAAGGTACTTGTCGCGAACCGTGGTGAGATCGCCGTCCGCGCGTTCCGCGCCGCCTATGAACTGGGCGCGGGAACAGCGGCGGTGTTCCCCTACGAGGACCGCGGCTCGCTGCATCGTCTCAAGGCCGACGAGGCCTACGAGATCGGCCGGAGAGGGCACCCGGTGCGTGCCTACCTGTCGGTCGAGGAGATCGTGGGGGCGGCGCGCAGGGCCGGGGCGGACGCCGTCTACCCCGGGTACGGATTCCTGTCCGAGAATCCTGAGCTGGCCCAGGCCTGCGAAGAGGCCGGCATCACGTTCATCGGCCCCAGCGCCGACGTACTGGAGCTGACCGGGAACAAGGCGCGCGCGGTCGCCGCGGCCCGCGCGGCGGGTGTCCCGGTCCTCGGGTCGTCGCAGCCGTCGAACGACATGGACGAGCTGACGGCCGCCGCGCGGGACGTAGGCTTCCCGCTGTTCGTCAAGGCGGTCGCCGGCGGCGGCGGACGTGGCATGCGGCGCGTGGACGACCCGGCGCACCTGCGCGAGTCCATCGAGGCGGCGTCCCGCGAGGCCGAGTCCGCCTTCGGCGACGCCACGGTGTTCCTGGAGAAGGCCGTCGTGGACCCCCGCCACATCGAGGTGCAGATCCTCGCCGACGGAGACGGCAACGTCATCCACCTCTTCGAGCGGGACTGCTCGGTGCAGCGGCGCCACCAGAAGGTCGTCGAACTGGCCCCGGCGCCCAACCTCGACCCCGCGCTCCGGGACCGCATCTGCGCCGACGCTGTCGCCTTCGCGCAGAGCATCGGCTACCGCAACGCCGGCACCGTCGAGTTCCTCCTCGACCGCGACGGCAACCACGTCTTCATCGAGATGAACCCGCGTATCCAGGTCGAGCACACGGTGACCGAGGAGGTCACCGACGTCGACCTGGTCCAGGCGCAACTGCGCATCGCCTCCGGCGAGAGCCTCGCCGACCTCGGCCTCGCGCAGGACCGGATCCAGCTGCGGGGCGCCGCACTGCAGTGCCGGATCACCAGCGAGGACCCGGCCAACGGGTTCCGGCCCGACACCGGCACCATCAGCGCGTACCGCTCGCCCGGCGGTTCCGGGATCCGGCTGGACGGCGGCACCGCCTTCGTCGGCTCGGAGATCAGCGCCCACTTCGACTCCATGCTGGTGAAACTGACCTGCCGGGGCCGCGACTTCGCCACCGCGGTGCGCCGCGCCCGGCGTGCGGTGGCCGAGTTCCGCATCCGCGGGGTGGCCACGAATATCCCGTTCCTGCAGGCGGTGCTCGACGACCCGGACTTCCAGGAGGGCAGGGTCACCACCTCGTTCATCGAGGAACGCCCGCATCTCCTGACCGCGCGTCACTCCGCCGACCGCGGCACCCGCATGCTCACCTACCTCGCCGACGTCACGGTCAACAAGCCGCACGGGGAACGCCCGCACCTGATCGACCCCACGACCAAACTGCCGGACGTCCCGGCCGGCGAACCGCCCGCCGGGTCGAAGCAGCGGCTGACCGAGCTGGGGCCCGAGGGCTTCGCGCGGTGGCTGCGGGAGTCGACCTCGGTGGCCGTCACCGACACCACCTTCCGGGACGCCCACCAGTCACTGCTGGCCACCCGGGTGCGGACGAAGGACCTGCTGGCCGTCGCCCCCGCCGTGGCCCGGACGCTGCCGCAGCTGCTGTCCCTGGAGTGCTGGGGCGGCGCCACCTACGACGTCGCCCTGCGCTTCCTGTCCGAGGACCCGTGGGACCGTCTGGCCCGGCTGCGCGAGGCGGTGCCCAACCTCTGCCTGCAGATGCTGCTGCGCGGCCGCAACACGGTCGGCTACACCCCCTACCCCACGGAAGTCACCACCGCCTTCGTCGAGGAGGCCACCCGGACCGGCATCGACATCTTCCGCATCTTCGACGCGCTCAACGACGTCGGCCAGATGCGCCCCGCGATCGACGCCGTACGCGAGACCGGTTCGGCCGTCGCCGAGGTTGCCCTGTGCTACACCTCCGACCTGTCCGACCCGGCCGAGAAGCTCTACACCCTCGACTACTACCTCCGGCTCGCCGAGCAGATCGTCGACGCCGGCGCGCACGTCCTGGCGATCAAGGACATGGCCGGACTGCTCCGGGCACCCGCCGCCGCGAAGCTGGTGACGGCGCTGCGCAGGGAGTTCGACCTGCCCGTCCATCTTCACACCCACGACACGGCAGGCGGCCAACTGGCCACCTACCTTGCCGCGATCGACGCGGGCGCCGACGCCGTGGACGGAGCGGTGGCCTCCATGGCGGGCACCACCTCGCAGCCGTCGCTGTCGGCGATCGTCGCGGCCACCGACCACTCGGAGCGACCGACCGGGCTGAGCCTGCGGGCGGTCGGCGACCTCGAACCGTACTGGGAGATCGTCCGCAGGATCTACGCCCCGTTCGAGGCCGGTCTCGCCTCGCCCACCGGACGCGTCTACGACCACGAGATCCCCGGCGGTCAGCTGTCCAACCTGCGTGTCCAGGCACGGGAGCTGGGCCTCGGCGACCGCTTCGAGGACATCGAGGCGATGTACGCCGCCGCCGACCGGATGCTCGGCCGCCTGGTCAAGGTCACGCCGTCGAGCAAGGTGGTCGGCGATCTCGCCCTGCACCTCGTCGGCGCGGGCGTCCCGCACGAGCGGTTCGCGGCCGATCCCGGCGCGTACGACATCCCGGACTCCGTGATCGGCTTCCTGCGCGGCGAGTTGGGCGACCCGCCCGGCGGCTGGCCGGAGCCGTTCCGCAGCAAGGCACTCAAGGGCCGCGCCGCGCCCAGGCCGGTCGTCGAACTGTCCGCCGAGGACCGCGACGGACTGGAGAAGGACCGGCGGGCCACCCTCAACCGGCTGCTGTTCCCGGGCCCGGCGAAGGAGTTCGAGGCGCACCGCGACGCCTACGGCGACACCGGCGTCCTGCCGAGCAAGGACTTCTTCTACGGTCTGCGGCCGGGGGAGGAGCACGAGGTGGACCTCGACCCCGGGGTGCGGCTCCTCATCGTCCTGGAGGCGATCGGCGAAGCGGACGAGCGCGGCATGCGTACCGTGATGGCCACGCTCAACGGCCAACTCCGGCCGATCCAGGTGCGTGACCGCTCGGTGGCCTCGGACCTGCCGGCGGCGGAGAAGGCCGACAAGTCCGATCCGAAGCACGTCGCCGCGCCGTTCGCCGGAGTGGTGACGCTGTCGGTCGCGGCCGGGGACGCCGTCGAGGCGGGCGCGACCGTCGCGACGATCGAGGCGATGAAGATGGAGGCGGCCATCACCGCCCCGGTCGCCGGAACGGTGGGGCGTCTGGCCATCACCTCCGTCCAGCAGGTCGAGGCGGGCGATCTCCTGATGGTGATCGCCTAG
- a CDS encoding YjbQ family protein has product MSDAFTTRVLNITTGSEETVVDLTRDCETFLREAAAGRDGLLNVFVPHATAGIAVIETGAGSDDDLLAALHTLLPSDDRWQHRHGSPGHGRDHVLPAFVPPHATLPVLGGRLELGTWQSVCLVDTNVSNPERQVRLSFLG; this is encoded by the coding sequence ATGTCCGATGCCTTCACCACCCGAGTCCTGAACATCACCACCGGTTCCGAGGAGACGGTCGTCGACCTCACCCGTGACTGCGAGACCTTCCTGCGGGAGGCGGCGGCCGGGCGCGACGGCCTGCTGAACGTCTTCGTGCCGCACGCCACGGCCGGGATCGCGGTCATCGAGACCGGCGCCGGAAGTGACGACGACCTCCTCGCCGCCCTGCACACGCTGCTCCCCTCCGACGACCGGTGGCAGCACCGCCACGGCAGCCCCGGTCACGGCCGCGACCATGTGCTCCCCGCCTTCGTCCCGCCCCACGCGACACTGCCGGTGCTCGGCGGGCGGCTGGAGCTGGGGACCTGGCAGTCGGTGTGCCTGGTGGACACGAACGTCTCCAACCCCGAACGCCAGGTGCGGCTGAGCTTTCTGGGCTGA
- a CDS encoding putative leader peptide — translation MLRSALLTTRGHIDLLRVASAACRRGC, via the coding sequence ATGTTGCGTTCAGCCCTGCTCACCACGCGCGGTCACATCGACCTGCTGCGGGTGGCCTCCGCCGCGTGTCGCCGCGGCTGCTGA